In Panicum virgatum strain AP13 chromosome 4N, P.virgatum_v5, whole genome shotgun sequence, a single window of DNA contains:
- the LOC120669699 gene encoding 26S proteasome regulatory subunit 10B homolog A-like isoform X1 produces MAEGGEDVRRRAAVAEYRKKLLSCRELEARAKTGRENQKNAKKNLGKTEEDLKALQSVGQIIGEVLRPLDKERFIVKASSGPRYVVACRSKVDKEKLIAGTRVVLDMTTLTIMRTLPREVDPVVYNMLHEDPGNISYSAVGGLSDQIRELRESTELPLMNPELFLHVGIKPPKGVLLYGPPGTGKTLLARAIASNIDANFLKIVSSAIIDKYIGESARLIREMFNYAREHQPCIIFMDEIDAIGGRRFSEGTSADREIQRTLMELLNQLDGFDELGKVKMIMATNRPDVLDPALLRPGRLDRKIEIPLPNEQGRMEVLKIHAAGIAKHGEIDYEAVVKLAEGFNGADLRNVCTEAGMAAIRAERDYVIQEDFMKAVRKLNEAKKLESRAHYSADFGKE; encoded by the exons ATGGCCGAGGGTGGGGAggacgtgcgccgccgcgccgcagtCGCCGAGTACCGCAAGAAGCTCCTCAGCTGCCGGGAGCTCGAGGCGCGGGCCAAAACAG GGAGGGAGAACCAAAAAAATGCAAAGAAAAACTTGGGAAAAACTGAAGAGGATCTCAAAGCATTGCAAAGTGTGGGCCAAATTATTGGTGAGGTGCTTAGACCTTTGGACAAGGAACGGT TTATCGTGAAGGCCAGCAGTGGACCACGCTATGTTGTTGCTTGCCGAAGTAAAGTTGACAAAGAAAAGTTGATTGCTGGTACAAGAGTTGTTCTTGACATGACAACGCTTACTATCATGCGCACTTTGCCACGTGAG GTTGACCCTGTGGTTTACAACATGCTACATGAAGATCCTGGCAATATTAGTTACTCAGCTGTAGGTGGCTTGTCAGATCAAATAAGGGAACTCAGAGAATCCACTGAGTTACCGCTTATGAATCCGGAACTGTTTCTCCATGTAGGGATTAAGCCGCCAAAG GGTGTGCTACTCTATGGTCCACCTGGAACTGGGAAGACGCTCCTAGCTAGAGCCATTGCTAGCAACATCGATGCTAACTTTTTGAAG ATAGTTTCAAGTGCTATCATTGACAAGTATATTGGTGAAAGTGCACGCTTGATTCGTGAAATGTTTAACTATGCACGTGAGCATCAG CCATGCATCATTTTCATGGATGAAATCGATGCCATTGGTGGCCGAAGATTTAGTGAGGGCACAAGTGCTGATCGTGAGATTCAAAGGACATTGATGGAGCTTTTAAATCAGCTAGATGGATTCGATGAGCTTGGGAAG GTGAAAATGATCATGGCAACAAACAGACCTGACGTTTTGGATCCTGCGCTCCTTCGGCCTGGGCGATTGGACAGGAAGATCGAGATCCCGCTCCCGAATGAGCAGGGGAGGATGGAGGTCCTCAAGATTCACGCAGCTGGCATCGCCAAGCATGGCGAAATCGACTACGAAGCTGTTGTGAAACTGGCTGAG GGTTTCAACGGCGCTGATCTGCGCAACGTCTGCACGGAAGCTGGCATGGCTGCCATTCGAGCAGAGCGCGACTATGTTATTCAGGAGGACTTCATGAAG GCGGTGCGCAAGCTGAACGAGGCCAAGAAGCTCGAGTCCAGAGCGCACTACAGCGCTGACTTCGGCAAGGAGTGA
- the LOC120669700 gene encoding uncharacterized protein LOC120669700, which produces MGDHLQAHRPASIEKIALPDKKALFHAGAPSPGHHHHYHGGASSSSHEAPAASITTPRTAAAKQLHLPGSPRACLCSPTVHAGSFRCRLHRGIGSGLHEMSKKPGGV; this is translated from the coding sequence ATGGGGGATCATCTGCAGGCGCACAGGCCGGCGTCGATCGAGAAGATCGCGTTGCCGGATAAGAAGGCCCTGTTCCACGCCggcgcgccgtcgccggggcaccaccaccactaccacggcggcgcctcctcctcctcgcacgAGGCGCCTGCCGCGAGCATCACCACGCCGCGGACGGCCGCCGCGAAGCAGCTCCACCTGCCGGGGAGCCCCCGCGCGTGCCTCTGCTCGCCGACCGTGCACGCGGGCTCGTTCCGGTGCCGGCTCCACCGCGGCATCGGCTCCGGCCTCCACGAGATGAGCAAGAAGCCCGGCGGCGTATGA
- the LOC120669699 gene encoding 26S proteasome regulatory subunit 10B homolog A-like isoform X2 produces MPSTAAADEGRENQKNAKKNLGKTEEDLKALQSVGQIIGEVLRPLDKERFIVKASSGPRYVVACRSKVDKEKLIAGTRVVLDMTTLTIMRTLPREVDPVVYNMLHEDPGNISYSAVGGLSDQIRELRESTELPLMNPELFLHVGIKPPKGVLLYGPPGTGKTLLARAIASNIDANFLKIVSSAIIDKYIGESARLIREMFNYAREHQPCIIFMDEIDAIGGRRFSEGTSADREIQRTLMELLNQLDGFDELGKVKMIMATNRPDVLDPALLRPGRLDRKIEIPLPNEQGRMEVLKIHAAGIAKHGEIDYEAVVKLAEGFNGADLRNVCTEAGMAAIRAERDYVIQEDFMKAVRKLNEAKKLESRAHYSADFGKE; encoded by the exons ATGCCAAGCACCGCGGCCGCCGACGAGG GGAGGGAGAACCAAAAAAATGCAAAGAAAAACTTGGGAAAAACTGAAGAGGATCTCAAAGCATTGCAAAGTGTGGGCCAAATTATTGGTGAGGTGCTTAGACCTTTGGACAAGGAACGGT TTATCGTGAAGGCCAGCAGTGGACCACGCTATGTTGTTGCTTGCCGAAGTAAAGTTGACAAAGAAAAGTTGATTGCTGGTACAAGAGTTGTTCTTGACATGACAACGCTTACTATCATGCGCACTTTGCCACGTGAG GTTGACCCTGTGGTTTACAACATGCTACATGAAGATCCTGGCAATATTAGTTACTCAGCTGTAGGTGGCTTGTCAGATCAAATAAGGGAACTCAGAGAATCCACTGAGTTACCGCTTATGAATCCGGAACTGTTTCTCCATGTAGGGATTAAGCCGCCAAAG GGTGTGCTACTCTATGGTCCACCTGGAACTGGGAAGACGCTCCTAGCTAGAGCCATTGCTAGCAACATCGATGCTAACTTTTTGAAG ATAGTTTCAAGTGCTATCATTGACAAGTATATTGGTGAAAGTGCACGCTTGATTCGTGAAATGTTTAACTATGCACGTGAGCATCAG CCATGCATCATTTTCATGGATGAAATCGATGCCATTGGTGGCCGAAGATTTAGTGAGGGCACAAGTGCTGATCGTGAGATTCAAAGGACATTGATGGAGCTTTTAAATCAGCTAGATGGATTCGATGAGCTTGGGAAG GTGAAAATGATCATGGCAACAAACAGACCTGACGTTTTGGATCCTGCGCTCCTTCGGCCTGGGCGATTGGACAGGAAGATCGAGATCCCGCTCCCGAATGAGCAGGGGAGGATGGAGGTCCTCAAGATTCACGCAGCTGGCATCGCCAAGCATGGCGAAATCGACTACGAAGCTGTTGTGAAACTGGCTGAG GGTTTCAACGGCGCTGATCTGCGCAACGTCTGCACGGAAGCTGGCATGGCTGCCATTCGAGCAGAGCGCGACTATGTTATTCAGGAGGACTTCATGAAG GCGGTGCGCAAGCTGAACGAGGCCAAGAAGCTCGAGTCCAGAGCGCACTACAGCGCTGACTTCGGCAAGGAGTGA